Proteins co-encoded in one Salvia splendens isolate huo1 chromosome 4, SspV2, whole genome shotgun sequence genomic window:
- the LOC121799686 gene encoding probable disease resistance protein At1g58390 isoform X1: MAEAAILVALETLRNLLLDETKFLSGVGSQVKGLESQIKEMQCLLEDTDRSRHHGSKSVGYWILEIRDLVHQAEDVIEIYSVIQVSMKRGRGIRQFFQRFSCVSNRCCRLHKIGLEISEIRTDIGRVYKSMQEYGLRSIVQEENSGPASENQIWKRKTYSFETNDCFVGMEEDLKRLVSLTVDNNVSRIISVWGMGGLGKTTIVRRVYNHANVKHAFDSFAWVCITQQCRIRFVLEEVRKQLMPQKKEDAMHLTDTELVEQLFQVQKEKRCLIVLDDLWKIEHRDCLLDIFVDSQILMTTRKQNVADVGLSYKLGLLNMADGWQLLKCKAFPRGCVPPDFWPQIELFEEVGKKMVKICGYLPLVISLLGGILSKRQLLKEWELVNKNIDDYLFSAGSTDQDNKINAVVLDLSYEDLPSYLKPCFLYMGQFVEDQYVYGDNLYMLWIAEGLISVENQANGETLMDVAELYLSELASRCMVEIVAQDTVSSKRYASCHLHDVVRDLCLLKGKKEDFRLKVVNFQGGRLDVLSPSVLGIKTRYLAMHFRGKVEVEHDEFTTNHEETTKHIRSLKFICHSKQRKINFPKSVLEYFYNFKLLRVLVFEGCNFQGRKLPKEIGNLIHLRYLRLRNCEFTELPSSISNLIYLCTLDLFHSWDVRIPNVLHKLIRLKHLFLPDYRKTSNAIARKYKLSLEGLSKLETLIGFDSLFHDWKSVSRMKNLRRLRATVHDVKTLSEIIYDLKTYRDNLQESTLIIRDGCELTSLEQEVPILRKLLTCPNLHSLWIDVHTPNLKQEIKTELVFPRLVFLTLRNCKIEDDPMQMLEILPCLESLCLWPSSYVGKNMTCSGSGFCKLKTIQLWGLPNLTEWKVEKGAMPILSELEIRDCPKLGKIQDELRSITNLEKLEISELPGFGKWVSGRNRGVQHCFPCSFRHHPSND, from the exons ATGGCTGAAGCAGCAATCCTTGTTGCTTTAGAAACCCTTCGGAATCTGCTGCTTGATGAAACCAAATTCTTGTCGGGGGTGGGCAGTCAAGTGAAGGGATTGGAATCACAGATCAAGGAGATGCAGTGTCTGCTAGAGGACACCGACAGATCAAGACATCATGGAAGCAAGAGCGTTGGTTACTGGATTCTGGAAATCAGGGATCTCGTGCATCAAGCTGAGGatgttattgaaatttattCGGTTATTCAAGTTTCTATGAAAAGAGGAAGGGGCATTAGACAGTTTTTTCAAAGATTTTCTTGTGTCTCGAACCGCTGCTGCAGACTCCACAAGATTGGTTTGGAGATTTCAGAAATCAGAACAGATATTGGAAGGGTGTATAAAAGCATGCAAGAATATGGGCTAAGAAGTATTGTTCAAGAAGAAAACTCAGGTCCGGCAAGTGAAAACCAAATATGGAAAAGAAAAACATATTCCTTTGAAACCAATGATTGCTTTGTTGGAATGGAGGAAGATTTGAAGCGGCTTGTTTCTCTTACAGTTGATAATAACGTAAGCCGGATTATTTCTGTTTGGGGAATGGGTGGACTCGGAAAGACAACCATTGTTCGGAGAGTGTACAACCATGCTAATGTTAAGCATGCTTTTGATTCCTTTGCCTGGGTTTGTATTACTCAACAATGCCGAATTAGATTTGTTTTGGAAGAAGTCCGTAAGCAGTTAATGCCACAAAAGAAGGAAGATGCTATGCATCTAACTGATACAGAGTTGGTTGAGCAACTCTTTCAAgtccaaaaagaaaaaagatgtcTGATTGTATTGGATGATCTCTGGAAAATTGAGCACCGGGATTGTCTGTTGGATATCTTTGTAGATAGCCAGATTTTGATGACAACTCGAAAACAGAATGTTGCAGATGTGGGATTATCCTACAAACTTGGGCTCCTAAACATGGCTGATGGCTGGCAACTGCTCAAATGCAAAGCATTTCCACGAGGCTGTGTCCCACCAG ACTTTTGGCCACAAATTGAATTGTTTGAGGAAGTTGGTAAGAAGATGGTGAAAATCTGTGGCTATCTACCATTAGTAATTTCTCTGCTGGGAGGGATCTTGAGCAAACGACAATTACTGAAAGAGTGGGAGTtggtaaataaaaatattgatgaTTACTTGTTTAGTGCTGGAAGCACGGATCAGGACAATAAGATTAATGCGGTAGTACTAGATTTAAGTTATGAGGACCTACCGTCTTACTTGAAACCTTGTTTTCTTTATATGGGTCAATTTGTAGAAGATCAATATGTATATGGTGACAATCTATACATGTTGTGGATAGCAGAAGGCTTGATTTCAGTCGAGAATCAAGCGAATGGGGAGACACTGATGGATGTTGCAGAACTCTACTTGAGTGAATTGGCATCTAGGTGCATGGTTGAAATTGTAGCTCAGGATACTGTATCAAGTAAACGCTATGCATCCTGCCATCTTCATGATGTCGTACGAGATCTATGTTTGCTGAAGGGGAAGAAGGAGGACTTTCGTCTCAAGGTTGTGAATTTTCAAGGGGGAAGACTTGATGTGTTGAGTCCATCTGTTTTGGGTATTAAAACACGATACTTGGCAATGCATTTTAGAGGCAAAGTGGAAGTAGAACATGATGAATTTACAACCAATCATGAAGAAACTACCAAACACATTCGATCTCTCAAGTTTATTTGTCATTCAAAACAGAGGAAGATCAACTTCCCGAAAAGTGTTCTTGAATATTTCTATAACTTCAAATTGCTCAGAGTTTTAGTATTTGAAGGCTGCAACTTCCAAGGAAGAAAGTTACCAAAAGAAATTGGTAATCTAATTCACCTTAGATACTTGCGCTTGCGAAATTGTGAATTTACTGAATTGCCATCCTCCATCAGCAACTTGATATACTTGTGCACGCTCGATCTATTCCATTCATGGGATGTCCGTATACCAAATGTTTTGCACAAACTGATTCGGTTGAAGCACTTGTTTCTTCCTGATTACCGAAAGACCAGCAATGCCATTGCCAGAAAATACAAGCTTAGCTTGGAAGGCCTAAGTAAGCTGGAGACACTGATCGGGTTTGACAGCTTGTTCCATGATTGGAAATCTGTGTCGAGAATGAAGAATCTCCGACGCCTTCGAGCCACAGTGCACGATGTAAAAACACTATCAGAAATCATTTATGATCTCAAAACATACAGGGATAATCTGCAAGAGTCTACACTTATAATCAGAGATGGTTGTGAGCTGACATCTTTGGAACAAGAAGTGCCAATTCTGAGGAAGCTGTTGACATGTCCCAATCTTCATTCCTTGTGGATAGACGTGCACACACCGAACCTGAAACAAGAAATCAAAACTGAGCTAGTTTTCCCAAGACTTGTGTTCTTGACATTGCGAAACTGCAAAATAGAGGATGACCCAATGCAGATGCTGGAGATACTTCCTTGCCTAGAATCTTTGTGCTTATGGCCAAGTTCTTATGTAGGGAAAAATATGACTTGTAGTGGATCAGGCTTCTGTAAACTCAAAACCATTCAGCTGTGGGGTTTACCAAATTTGACAGAGTGGAAAGTTGAGAAAGGAGCCATGCCGATCCTTTCTGAGCTTGAAATTAGGGACTGTCCAAAGTTGGGGAAGATTCAAGATGAACTGAGATCTATTACAAATTTGGAGAAACTGGAGATTTCTGAATTGCCAGGATTTGGAAAATGGGTTTCTGGGAGAAATAGAGGAGTTCAACACTGTTTTCCGTGCTCCTTTCGTCATCATCCCTCGAACGACTGA
- the LOC121799686 gene encoding probable disease resistance protein At1g58390 isoform X2: MQCLLEDTDRSRHHGSKSVGYWILEIRDLVHQAEDVIEIYSVIQVSMKRGRGIRQFFQRFSCVSNRCCRLHKIGLEISEIRTDIGRVYKSMQEYGLRSIVQEENSGPASENQIWKRKTYSFETNDCFVGMEEDLKRLVSLTVDNNVSRIISVWGMGGLGKTTIVRRVYNHANVKHAFDSFAWVCITQQCRIRFVLEEVRKQLMPQKKEDAMHLTDTELVEQLFQVQKEKRCLIVLDDLWKIEHRDCLLDIFVDSQILMTTRKQNVADVGLSYKLGLLNMADGWQLLKCKAFPRGCVPPDFWPQIELFEEVGKKMVKICGYLPLVISLLGGILSKRQLLKEWELVNKNIDDYLFSAGSTDQDNKINAVVLDLSYEDLPSYLKPCFLYMGQFVEDQYVYGDNLYMLWIAEGLISVENQANGETLMDVAELYLSELASRCMVEIVAQDTVSSKRYASCHLHDVVRDLCLLKGKKEDFRLKVVNFQGGRLDVLSPSVLGIKTRYLAMHFRGKVEVEHDEFTTNHEETTKHIRSLKFICHSKQRKINFPKSVLEYFYNFKLLRVLVFEGCNFQGRKLPKEIGNLIHLRYLRLRNCEFTELPSSISNLIYLCTLDLFHSWDVRIPNVLHKLIRLKHLFLPDYRKTSNAIARKYKLSLEGLSKLETLIGFDSLFHDWKSVSRMKNLRRLRATVHDVKTLSEIIYDLKTYRDNLQESTLIIRDGCELTSLEQEVPILRKLLTCPNLHSLWIDVHTPNLKQEIKTELVFPRLVFLTLRNCKIEDDPMQMLEILPCLESLCLWPSSYVGKNMTCSGSGFCKLKTIQLWGLPNLTEWKVEKGAMPILSELEIRDCPKLGKIQDELRSITNLEKLEISELPGFGKWVSGRNRGVQHCFPCSFRHHPSND, translated from the exons ATGCAGTGTCTGCTAGAGGACACCGACAGATCAAGACATCATGGAAGCAAGAGCGTTGGTTACTGGATTCTGGAAATCAGGGATCTCGTGCATCAAGCTGAGGatgttattgaaatttattCGGTTATTCAAGTTTCTATGAAAAGAGGAAGGGGCATTAGACAGTTTTTTCAAAGATTTTCTTGTGTCTCGAACCGCTGCTGCAGACTCCACAAGATTGGTTTGGAGATTTCAGAAATCAGAACAGATATTGGAAGGGTGTATAAAAGCATGCAAGAATATGGGCTAAGAAGTATTGTTCAAGAAGAAAACTCAGGTCCGGCAAGTGAAAACCAAATATGGAAAAGAAAAACATATTCCTTTGAAACCAATGATTGCTTTGTTGGAATGGAGGAAGATTTGAAGCGGCTTGTTTCTCTTACAGTTGATAATAACGTAAGCCGGATTATTTCTGTTTGGGGAATGGGTGGACTCGGAAAGACAACCATTGTTCGGAGAGTGTACAACCATGCTAATGTTAAGCATGCTTTTGATTCCTTTGCCTGGGTTTGTATTACTCAACAATGCCGAATTAGATTTGTTTTGGAAGAAGTCCGTAAGCAGTTAATGCCACAAAAGAAGGAAGATGCTATGCATCTAACTGATACAGAGTTGGTTGAGCAACTCTTTCAAgtccaaaaagaaaaaagatgtcTGATTGTATTGGATGATCTCTGGAAAATTGAGCACCGGGATTGTCTGTTGGATATCTTTGTAGATAGCCAGATTTTGATGACAACTCGAAAACAGAATGTTGCAGATGTGGGATTATCCTACAAACTTGGGCTCCTAAACATGGCTGATGGCTGGCAACTGCTCAAATGCAAAGCATTTCCACGAGGCTGTGTCCCACCAG ACTTTTGGCCACAAATTGAATTGTTTGAGGAAGTTGGTAAGAAGATGGTGAAAATCTGTGGCTATCTACCATTAGTAATTTCTCTGCTGGGAGGGATCTTGAGCAAACGACAATTACTGAAAGAGTGGGAGTtggtaaataaaaatattgatgaTTACTTGTTTAGTGCTGGAAGCACGGATCAGGACAATAAGATTAATGCGGTAGTACTAGATTTAAGTTATGAGGACCTACCGTCTTACTTGAAACCTTGTTTTCTTTATATGGGTCAATTTGTAGAAGATCAATATGTATATGGTGACAATCTATACATGTTGTGGATAGCAGAAGGCTTGATTTCAGTCGAGAATCAAGCGAATGGGGAGACACTGATGGATGTTGCAGAACTCTACTTGAGTGAATTGGCATCTAGGTGCATGGTTGAAATTGTAGCTCAGGATACTGTATCAAGTAAACGCTATGCATCCTGCCATCTTCATGATGTCGTACGAGATCTATGTTTGCTGAAGGGGAAGAAGGAGGACTTTCGTCTCAAGGTTGTGAATTTTCAAGGGGGAAGACTTGATGTGTTGAGTCCATCTGTTTTGGGTATTAAAACACGATACTTGGCAATGCATTTTAGAGGCAAAGTGGAAGTAGAACATGATGAATTTACAACCAATCATGAAGAAACTACCAAACACATTCGATCTCTCAAGTTTATTTGTCATTCAAAACAGAGGAAGATCAACTTCCCGAAAAGTGTTCTTGAATATTTCTATAACTTCAAATTGCTCAGAGTTTTAGTATTTGAAGGCTGCAACTTCCAAGGAAGAAAGTTACCAAAAGAAATTGGTAATCTAATTCACCTTAGATACTTGCGCTTGCGAAATTGTGAATTTACTGAATTGCCATCCTCCATCAGCAACTTGATATACTTGTGCACGCTCGATCTATTCCATTCATGGGATGTCCGTATACCAAATGTTTTGCACAAACTGATTCGGTTGAAGCACTTGTTTCTTCCTGATTACCGAAAGACCAGCAATGCCATTGCCAGAAAATACAAGCTTAGCTTGGAAGGCCTAAGTAAGCTGGAGACACTGATCGGGTTTGACAGCTTGTTCCATGATTGGAAATCTGTGTCGAGAATGAAGAATCTCCGACGCCTTCGAGCCACAGTGCACGATGTAAAAACACTATCAGAAATCATTTATGATCTCAAAACATACAGGGATAATCTGCAAGAGTCTACACTTATAATCAGAGATGGTTGTGAGCTGACATCTTTGGAACAAGAAGTGCCAATTCTGAGGAAGCTGTTGACATGTCCCAATCTTCATTCCTTGTGGATAGACGTGCACACACCGAACCTGAAACAAGAAATCAAAACTGAGCTAGTTTTCCCAAGACTTGTGTTCTTGACATTGCGAAACTGCAAAATAGAGGATGACCCAATGCAGATGCTGGAGATACTTCCTTGCCTAGAATCTTTGTGCTTATGGCCAAGTTCTTATGTAGGGAAAAATATGACTTGTAGTGGATCAGGCTTCTGTAAACTCAAAACCATTCAGCTGTGGGGTTTACCAAATTTGACAGAGTGGAAAGTTGAGAAAGGAGCCATGCCGATCCTTTCTGAGCTTGAAATTAGGGACTGTCCAAAGTTGGGGAAGATTCAAGATGAACTGAGATCTATTACAAATTTGGAGAAACTGGAGATTTCTGAATTGCCAGGATTTGGAAAATGGGTTTCTGGGAGAAATAGAGGAGTTCAACACTGTTTTCCGTGCTCCTTTCGTCATCATCCCTCGAACGACTGA